Proteins co-encoded in one Holophagales bacterium genomic window:
- a CDS encoding PD40 domain-containing protein: MGPYVVLAPIAAGGMGVVYRSRDTKLDRDVAIKVLPETVASNPIALARFEAEAKAVAALSHPGIVAIHDFGRIDGTTFAVTELLDGETLRAVLVRGALPLSRALDVASQVAEAVGAAHESGLVHRDLKPENVFLTRDGHAKVLDFGLAVRCGQLADGDGEAEIPTDPALGPDCRTPGTAAYMSPEHARGLAVSAPSDQFSLGVVLYEMLAGIRPFRGSSQAEILSAILRDEPQPITERAPDLPEPVRWIIERCLRKRPEDRYASTFDLAHDLRDCRARLMDGSLLRHRAPRDLRPIGWAAAGIAGVLLFLAVAAARWAASGRDPAEYRSFLTARHTQRITDRGMNALTPALSPSGHEVAFVRRLSSSNTDVFVESSGGGRPINVTGDHPGEDGEPAFSPDGTHLAFRSDRDGGGLFLVEALGGAARRLTTFGHDPAFFPDGRRVVFATVGSRTPYARLGTRSELWTVDLATGATVRLYGGDAMQPAVSPGGLRIAFWMLREGAAQRDLATIPVKPELHPATPALVTDDAWVDWSPYWSDDGRTLCFGSNRGGTMNLWRVRIDEKSGRPLASPEPLTVPARSAGPFRGSLDGRAVVYQAGTSGFDLERLPLDARGLPAGPAVELLADHEGMGEPRLSPSGRQLAFATWRAGEDLWVIGIDGRDLRRVTSGPFRDRSPSFSADGRSLFFHSDRSGKFEIWRVQLDGSALTPITRRSDLQPFRALASPDGRFLALQGTKSGAVILPATLPADAPWPDPLPPPEPDVRFEVTSFSSDGRLVAGHGISRSETYHGLWLHDLEKRQYGRLPVEGACPQLVNGGSRIYFLRQGHLFAPATVALLDRASGKTFDVLPQDSEPSVVAFAAAPDGSALYLVRERSRSDIWLMR; this comes from the coding sequence TTGGGGCCATACGTCGTGCTGGCGCCGATCGCCGCCGGTGGCATGGGGGTCGTCTACCGGTCGCGCGACACGAAGCTCGACCGGGACGTCGCGATCAAGGTCCTTCCGGAAACCGTCGCGTCGAATCCCATCGCGCTCGCACGGTTCGAGGCCGAGGCCAAGGCGGTCGCAGCCCTTTCCCACCCGGGGATCGTCGCCATCCACGATTTCGGCCGCATCGACGGGACGACGTTCGCCGTCACCGAGCTGCTCGACGGCGAGACTCTCCGCGCCGTCCTCGTCCGCGGAGCCCTCCCGCTGTCCCGAGCGCTCGACGTGGCCTCCCAGGTGGCCGAAGCCGTCGGGGCGGCCCACGAGAGCGGGCTCGTGCACCGCGACCTCAAGCCGGAGAACGTCTTCCTCACCCGGGACGGGCACGCCAAGGTTCTCGATTTCGGGCTGGCGGTGCGGTGCGGCCAGCTGGCCGACGGTGACGGAGAAGCGGAGATCCCGACGGACCCTGCGCTCGGCCCGGACTGCAGGACTCCGGGCACCGCCGCGTACATGTCTCCCGAGCACGCCCGCGGTCTCGCGGTCAGTGCCCCGTCGGACCAGTTCTCCCTCGGCGTCGTTCTCTACGAGATGCTCGCCGGAATCCGGCCCTTCCGGGGATCATCCCAGGCGGAGATTCTCTCCGCCATCCTGAGGGACGAACCGCAGCCGATCACCGAACGCGCGCCCGACCTGCCGGAGCCCGTCCGCTGGATCATCGAGCGCTGCCTGAGGAAGCGACCCGAGGATCGTTACGCCTCGACGTTCGACCTCGCCCACGACCTCCGGGACTGCCGCGCCCGGCTGATGGACGGGTCCCTCCTGCGCCATCGGGCTCCGCGGGACCTGCGTCCGATCGGGTGGGCGGCGGCCGGCATCGCCGGCGTTCTCCTCTTCCTCGCGGTCGCAGCCGCCCGCTGGGCCGCGTCCGGGCGGGATCCGGCCGAGTACCGCTCTTTCCTCACGGCACGCCACACCCAGCGGATCACCGACCGGGGCATGAACGCCCTCACGCCGGCACTCTCTCCCTCGGGCCACGAAGTGGCGTTCGTCCGCCGGCTCTCATCCTCGAACACGGACGTCTTCGTCGAGAGCTCCGGCGGCGGCCGGCCGATCAACGTGACGGGCGACCATCCCGGCGAAGACGGCGAGCCGGCCTTCTCGCCGGACGGGACCCACCTCGCGTTCCGTTCGGATCGCGATGGAGGCGGCCTCTTCCTCGTCGAGGCCCTCGGGGGCGCGGCACGGCGGCTGACGACGTTCGGCCACGATCCCGCCTTCTTCCCGGACGGCCGCCGTGTCGTCTTCGCAACGGTGGGGAGCCGAACGCCCTACGCCCGCCTCGGGACCCGGAGCGAGCTCTGGACTGTGGACCTCGCAACCGGGGCGACGGTGCGGCTCTACGGAGGCGACGCGATGCAGCCGGCGGTTTCCCCCGGAGGCTTGCGGATCGCCTTCTGGATGCTCCGCGAGGGGGCCGCACAAAGGGACCTCGCGACGATTCCCGTCAAGCCCGAGCTCCACCCCGCGACCCCGGCGCTCGTCACCGACGACGCCTGGGTCGACTGGAGCCCTTACTGGTCGGACGACGGCCGCACGCTCTGCTTCGGATCGAACCGGGGCGGGACGATGAACCTCTGGCGCGTGAGGATCGACGAGAAGAGCGGCAGACCCCTCGCCTCTCCCGAGCCTCTCACCGTCCCGGCGCGAAGCGCCGGACCCTTCCGGGGGAGCCTCGACGGACGCGCCGTCGTCTACCAGGCGGGGACCTCGGGCTTCGACCTCGAGCGCCTGCCTCTCGACGCCAGGGGGCTTCCGGCAGGTCCGGCCGTGGAGCTCCTCGCCGACCACGAAGGGATGGGGGAGCCCCGCCTCTCCCCTTCCGGGAGGCAGCTCGCCTTCGCCACCTGGCGGGCCGGAGAAGACCTCTGGGTGATCGGGATCGATGGTCGAGACCTCCGCCGGGTCACTTCAGGGCCGTTTCGCGACCGCTCGCCGAGCTTCTCGGCCGACGGCCGTTCGCTCTTCTTCCACTCCGATCGCTCCGGGAAGTTCGAGATCTGGCGGGTGCAGCTCGACGGGAGCGCCCTGACGCCCATCACGCGGCGCAGCGACCTCCAGCCCTTCCGGGCCCTCGCCTCCCCAGACGGTCGCTTCCTCGCTCTGCAGGGCACGAAGTCCGGAGCCGTCATCCTTCCGGCCACGCTTCCGGCCGACGCCCCCTGGCCCGACCCCCTCCCGCCGCCGGAACCCGACGTGCGATTCGAGGTGACCTCCTTCTCGTCCGACGGCCGCCTCGTCGCAGGACACGGGATCTCCCGGAGCGAGACCTACCACGGACTCTGGCTCCACGATCTCGAGAAGCGGCAGTACGGGCGGCTCCCTGTCGAGGGCGCCTGCCCGCAGCTCGTCAACGGCGGAAGCCGCATCTACTTCCTTCGCCAGGGGCATCTCTTCGCCCCCGCGACGGTGGCCCTCCTCGACCGCGCGAGCGGAAAGACGTTCGACGTACTCCCGCAGGATTCCGAGCCCTCCGTGGTCGCCTTCGCGGCCGCACCCGACGGCTCCGCCCTCTATCTCGTCCGCGAGAGAAGCCGCTCCGACATCTGGCTCATGCGATAG
- a CDS encoding FHA domain-containing protein, producing the protein MKLRFGDVTFDGGRRLLIRGPDAVHVSPKAFQLLELLIAKRPNAVSKAEIQETLWPRTFVSETNLPALVNEVRNALGDHAKGSEFLRTVHGFGYAFEAAVREVRQAAPSEHRHVFFWGSHEVELHEGESVIGRERVADIWIGHPSVSREHARVTVSGEVASIEDLGSKNGTYRGLEPVSSPVVLSDGDEVRLGKVVLVYRKGATETSTEAAL; encoded by the coding sequence ATGAAGCTTCGATTCGGTGACGTGACATTCGACGGTGGACGGCGCCTTCTGATACGCGGGCCGGATGCGGTCCACGTGTCGCCCAAGGCGTTCCAGCTCCTCGAGCTGCTCATCGCGAAGCGTCCCAACGCAGTTTCCAAGGCCGAGATCCAGGAGACTCTCTGGCCGCGGACGTTCGTGTCCGAGACGAATCTCCCCGCCCTCGTGAACGAGGTGCGCAACGCGCTCGGCGATCACGCGAAGGGGTCCGAATTCCTGAGAACCGTTCACGGATTCGGCTACGCGTTCGAGGCGGCGGTCCGCGAGGTTCGCCAGGCCGCGCCGTCGGAGCACCGGCACGTCTTCTTCTGGGGCAGCCACGAGGTCGAGCTGCACGAGGGCGAGAGCGTGATCGGACGGGAACGCGTCGCCGACATCTGGATCGGGCACCCTTCCGTGTCCCGCGAGCACGCGCGGGTCACGGTCTCGGGCGAGGTCGCCTCGATCGAGGATCTCGGGAGCAAGAACGGAACCTACCGCGGTCTCGAGCCGGTGTCGTCGCCGGTCGTCCTTTCCGATGGTGACGAGGTCCGGCTCGGCAAGGTCGTCCTCGTCTACCGCAAGGGCGCCACGGAGACCTCGACCGAAGCGGCCCTCTAG
- a CDS encoding winged helix-turn-helix domain-containing protein, whose translation MRLRIGDLSFDEGRRLLHRGPEEVHLSPKAFQLLSLLLARRPDAVSKAEIQGSLWPGSPASEGHLAAIVCEVRQALGAGADGATRVRTVHGFGYAFEGPVQETPGLLRHVLVRGHQEVGLVPGGNLLGREREAAVRVGHPSVAHEHARIVVTDDQAELEDLAGGESTFRGEEAVRGRVVLKDGDVIRIGEVALTYRARAVERRV comes from the coding sequence ATGAGGCTGCGGATCGGCGACCTGTCGTTCGACGAGGGACGGCGCCTCCTTCACCGGGGGCCCGAGGAGGTCCATCTCTCGCCGAAGGCGTTTCAGCTTCTCTCTCTGCTCCTCGCCCGCCGCCCCGACGCCGTCTCGAAGGCCGAGATCCAGGGGTCCCTCTGGCCCGGATCGCCCGCCTCTGAGGGCCACCTCGCGGCCATCGTGTGCGAGGTGAGGCAGGCGCTCGGAGCGGGAGCGGACGGCGCGACCCGGGTGAGGACCGTCCACGGGTTCGGCTACGCATTCGAGGGACCGGTGCAGGAGACTCCCGGTCTCCTGCGCCACGTTCTCGTTCGCGGGCACCAGGAGGTCGGTCTCGTTCCTGGCGGTAACCTCCTCGGCCGCGAGAGGGAGGCGGCGGTGCGTGTCGGGCATCCCTCCGTCGCGCACGAGCACGCGCGCATCGTCGTGACGGACGACCAGGCCGAGCTGGAGGATCTCGCGGGCGGCGAGTCGACGTTCCGCGGAGAGGAAGCGGTGCGCGGCCGCGTCGTCCTGAAGGACGGCGACGTGATCCGGATCGGCGAGGTGGCTCTGACCTATCGGGCGAGGGCCGTCGAGCGGCGAGTTTGA
- a CDS encoding winged helix-turn-helix domain-containing protein: MRLRFADVTYDGEARRLLRGGNAVHLTPKAFALLGLLLERRPAAVSRRDIQDALWPGVFVTEGNIDSLVKEIRKALGDEGRGPESFVRTVHGFGYAFDGSVHEDSPVLSGARHVIVWGVQTFPLGAGENVLGRAREASVWLGHDSVSRAHARITVDGDRAEIADAGSRNGTFLRGERLTGPAALADGDEIALGVVRVGYRFLGSNPSAPTNSAS, encoded by the coding sequence GTGAGGCTGCGCTTCGCCGATGTGACGTACGACGGGGAGGCCCGGCGACTCCTGCGGGGCGGCAACGCGGTCCACCTGACGCCGAAGGCGTTCGCGCTCCTGGGCCTGCTCCTCGAGAGGCGGCCGGCTGCCGTTTCCCGCAGGGACATCCAGGACGCGCTCTGGCCCGGGGTCTTCGTGACCGAAGGAAACATCGACTCCCTCGTGAAGGAGATCCGCAAGGCGCTCGGCGACGAAGGACGCGGTCCCGAGTCTTTCGTCCGGACGGTCCACGGGTTCGGGTACGCGTTCGACGGGAGCGTCCACGAGGACTCTCCCGTCCTCTCCGGTGCCCGTCACGTGATCGTCTGGGGCGTCCAGACGTTTCCGCTCGGAGCGGGCGAGAACGTCCTGGGGCGCGCGCGGGAGGCGAGCGTCTGGCTCGGCCACGATTCGGTCTCCAGGGCGCACGCCCGCATCACGGTGGACGGCGACCGTGCCGAGATCGCCGACGCGGGCAGCCGCAACGGCACGTTCCTGCGGGGCGAACGCCTCACGGGACCGGCAGCGCTCGCGGACGGAGACGAGATCGCCCTGGGCGTCGTCCGGGTCGGCTACAGGTTCCTCGGGTCGAATCCTTCGGCGCCGACGAACTCGGCTTCCTGA